From one Hirundo rustica isolate bHirRus1 chromosome 8, bHirRus1.pri.v3, whole genome shotgun sequence genomic stretch:
- the AS3MT gene encoding arsenite methyltransferase, protein MATPCRELIHQEVQDYYGKELQKTEDLKTNACITSARPLSKMVRDALEHIHEEVLARYYGCGLVIPECLSSCRILDLGCGSGRDCYLLSQLVGEQGHITGIDMTEGQVEVAKKHIAYHMDKFGYRKPNVEFIHGYMEKLGDAGLADESYDIVISNCVINLAPDKRAVLQEAFRVLKPGGEMYFSDIYSSQRLSETIRKHRVLWGECLAGALYWRDLYSIAEEVGFSPPCLVTASPITIGNKELEGIVGDCRFVSATFRLFKVLGGSWAGPGQVIYNGGIVGHERELVFDANFTFKEGEVVDVDAEMAAILRSSRFADEFLIRAGGANAAPLQGCCCKGVKEKIRDPFQLLERLTAPGPACCPNGTCGPPGCC, encoded by the exons A TGGCAACTCCCTGCAGAGAGCTGATCCACCAGGAGGTGCAG GATTACTATGGCAAAGAACTGCAGAAGACAGAGGACCTCAAAACCAACGCGTGCATCACCTCAGCCAGGCCCCTTTCCAAGATGGTGCGAGATGCTCTGGAGCACATCCATGAGGAGGTGCTGGCCAG GTACTACGGCTGCGGTCTGGTGATCCCCGAGTGCCTGTCATCGTGCCGGATTCTGGACCTGGGCTGCGGCAGCGGCCGGGACTGCTACCTACTGAGCCAGCTGGTCGGGGAGCAGGGCCACATCACCGGGATAGATATGACCGAGGGCCAA gTGGAGGTGGCAAAGAAGCACATTGCCTACCACATGGATAAGTTTGGCTACCGAAAGCCGAACGTGGAGTTCATCCACGGTTACATGGAGAAGCTGGGTGATGCTGGACTGGCTGACGAGAGCTACGATATTGTCAT CTCCAACTGTGTGATCAACCTTGCCCCTGACaagagggctgtgctgcaggaggccTTCCGTGTGTTGAAG CCTGGGGGAGAGATGTACTTCAGTGACATCTACAGCAGCCAGCGCCTGAGCGAGACCATCCGGAAACACCGGGTGCTGTGGG GAGAATGCCTGGCAGGAGCCCTGTACTGGAGAGACCTGTACAGCATTGCTGAGGAGGTGGGGTTCAGCCCCCCATGCCTGGTCACCGCCAGCCCCATCACCATTGGCAACAAGGAGCTGGAGGGCATCGTCG GTGACTGCCGCTTCGTTTCTGCAACTTTCCGCCTATTCAAGGTGCTGGGTGGCAGCTGGGCCGGGCCAGGACAGGTCATCTACAACGGCGGGATCGTGGGGCACGAGCGAGAGCTGGTGTTTGACGCCAACTTCACCTTCAAG GAAGGAGAGGTGGTGGACGTGGATGCTGAGATGGCTGCGATCTTGCGGAGCTCCAGGTTTGCGGATGAGTTCCTGATCCGAGCTGGCGGGGCCAATGCTGCaccactgcagggctgctgttGCAAGGGAGTGAAG GAGAAGATCCGTGAtcctttccagctgctggagcgGCTGACAGCCCCAGGTCCTGCTTGCTGTCCTAATGGCACCTGTGGTCCCCCAGGGTGCTGCTGA